The Pieris rapae chromosome 9, ilPieRapa1.1, whole genome shotgun sequence region ACTAAGATTTACACTatctgtgttatttttattacaataatccCCAATACATTTGAGATGGTAGAGCTTATCCAAACACCATATTATGTCTTCAAAGGAGTGAAGTTACAATTTTTAAGCGCGCTACCCTATATATTTGTAACAGGTTAGTTCATTACATCTTTGATTGTTCCgtttctattttcaaaacaaaatattatatttataaaaactctaTTGGGCATTACTGAAGACTTTTATTCTAAATGTAAACGTAAAACTATCATTAATATCTGTATCATTGTGATTTCTGTTGTCTTAAGTAATACATCATACGAATTTTATGTCAACTAAGGGTTAACAGTTGCATTATTGTGCATGGCAGTAATTGCGTTGGCACAGAAAGTACAGTTGGTATTCTTCTCCACTTACATTAATATGATAAGAGAGagattaaatgtattgaataatcaTTTACGAAATGTCACCCTTAAAGAAAACAGCATAGTTTCAAAGAAGacttcaaaattgtattacacTGGGTGTAAAGTTGAAAATATgtcaataaaatcattatcaaTCGCTTACAGTTTGAATGGGGATTATGCTAGAAACGACCAACAAAATTTTCGAAATTAACATTTTCCTAACGCTgatttcaacatttttttacatagtaaTTGATATATgggcttttataaattactatagAATGTTAAAAGATTCGACATTTTTAGTAAGTAAAGTATTTTGGTGTATCGGTGAACTATGTTTTCTTGCTCTCATATGCCACGTCTGCGAAAAAGTTCTTAATAAACGTAATGAAACTAAGATTCTTGTAAATGAAATTGTAATGAATTACAACTTCTCAACCGAAACTAGGGGCCAAGCTAAAACATTACTTGTAGTAGTGAATGCttggaaatttaatataatcgcTAATGGAATGTTTGAAATTAACATTACACTCCTATTGAAGTTAGTTAGTGTTGCCActacttacataatatttcttttgcaAGTGTCGCAATTCGTTTAGCATCTTAGATCTTTGCAAAAGATATcctttgtaatttgtaaatgtGTATCAGTAAGTCaaagtaaaacttaaatttactatttctGCCGCTTCTTGCTTCTGCTGAGTAGTTGAGTCACAGGTCTTTactaactaattatattaatataatgaacaACTTGTATTAGTAACATATTCGTATAAACAATTGTTAAGTTACTTGCGTGTGTATTATTCATGAAAGCACATTGTGGCTTGAAATTGGCAATTAAATGTATTGGACCATAATTTtcgtgtttaattaaattatccctttaaatttattgctttacgGAAATATCCAAACACAATACTCCTAAGTGCATTAAGTGCTATGTAATTTCTTATGAACTGCAATCAGTCTAATGACAGTATATAAACAAGGCAGTCGTTGCTAGATAGGTACACTTAAATATGTGTGAACAAAGCTAATATGGTATTTGGGAATTGTCACTGACGGGGAAGACTGTAAAAGATCAGACAATACAAAAGAGACTTCAGCAACACGTGAACACCTTGTTTTGGGCCTGTTGGAAACGAGGGACTGTGGGCATCAGCTGAAAAGAGCGTATCTTGCCACATTCTGATAGTTTGCGAATTACGgagggaataaaaaaatattggttttgTGTCCCTATTTTCCATCATTTCATAAAATCTGATAAAAGtcaagaaagaaaaaagaaggTACTAATATGGATAAAAATGTCCCCTATATTGTAGAGACATTGAATCCATTACTCACGCTAGAGAAATGTGTGGGAATATTTCGATTTACCTATACAAATggtaaattaagaatatcgTCTCgtataagtaaattttatactttctGTGTGTTTTTCATCATAATACTATTGTACTTACGTGAGATTTTAAACTGTTTGCGGACACCTTATGAATTTAAAGGGGTAGTGTTCGATCTTTTCAACGTGTTCCCAAGCATAATTTTAACAGAATTCGTAATATCTTTGATTGTACCTTTAGTTTCCTCTAAAAggaatatcatatttattcaaaccGTTTCCAAAGTCGATTGGATACTTGGTGTGAAAAGTGAATTTTacaagaaatttaaacaaaaacttcgAATTCAGCTTGCCGTTTTATGCCTTAGTTGTTTTCTGTGTGGTTttcatgatatttattttagtaacaatatttcacctcaaattttttgtatgtcaTTAATTGCGTTTGGACTAAAATTAGAACAATTTATATTCACCGTCTACATTAATATGGTAACAGAAAGAATGACACTTGTGAATGATGCATTAAACACATGGAACGAGGATGgaaatttgaaacaaaaaaacatatattatattggacGTACCAGTTTTAGTATTAAGTTCGTAtcaatatcttttaatttaattgaagaaTTAATGTTGAACTTGATTGAAACAATGCTAACTATTACTGTGTTCCAAACATTGATATCAAATTTTTGCTATATTGTATTCGCTATTTggacttatatttattattatcgcaTTTTAAAAGATTCCCAATTTCTGTTCAGAATGATTGTGTGGTCTGCGAATGAATTTGTATCTGTTATTCTCATTTGCTATGTGTGTGACAATCTTCTTACGAAAcgtaatgaaacaaaaattctGGCCAATAAGATTGTTATGAATTATGATTTACCAAAAGAAGCTCGTGTCCAAGCTAAGACTTTGATAGAAGTTGTGAATGCTTGTCCATTGAAAATCGATATTTATGGAATGTTTGATGTAAATATCACACTTATACTGAAGTTTATAAGTGTGGTTACaacttgtttaatttttcttgtTCAAATGTCTCACTTTGTCTAGATTTTAGACTCTAGAATGTAGAAGAGCAACTTTCAATTGTAATTAAGATGTGAATTATGGCTTTTtcgagttttaattaatttttattgtaactcaaactcaaaaatatctttattcatataggtaaacatgtacacttatgaacgtcaaaaaacaacaaattaaattaattgtgaatttacatttacaaccttCTAAACATTCTAATCTCTAATCTTTTAGTCATGCAAAGCAgtggtttaaattttttccgtgttttatttacaaaaccctttttttattatctgagTAGTGTTAACAGCGTGCACCCTTCAGTGTGAGGCTTCCtgatgtgcaccaatgaattTTCTTTCTGTGCTCATTCgatcgaacggtgaagaaaaacattgtgAAGAAACTGACTCGCCTTAGACCAAAAAGTcaatggcgtgtgtcaggcacatgaggctgataacctacttgtctattggacaaatgataatgaaacataTATAGCATATAgtaaacagaaatctgaggcccatacGTAAAAAGGTCACTTTTTATCTGTGTAAATCCATAGATTTCctaatttcataattacattaatcattttcaaaaataatatatgttacaagTGATACTTTTACGCTTTGTTTTAATAAGATGCTCACAAGTTGTAGTTTTCgattaattgaattaagatTGTTctgacttttttaatttactggaAGTGATAGTGATTGTTCAGCAATGCAACAGTGCTactataagtttatatatactataataaacgCATAAttgattgtattatttacataatattgctTGTACAGAGTAATATTTGTTCAGGCCATCCAAGTCACTATCGTCATTTCTAAACACCACTCGGTCTCACTTGCAATACTGAAGTGAAGGAAGATCTTCCCTAAATCGAAATCGCGAAGTTTCTTGATAGATGGAGTCTAATAACAGTGTACAACGTAGCTATTTGTggtgatatattttatctttgacACGTATGtttcaatgaaaataaacttctttaaatgtaaagaaGATGCGACCGTTCTACATCTGTCAACTTGACGATGCGAGGTCACGCTTTTTGATGCTTTATCGCTTGTTTTTAGTTTGTGGTGTTCTCCAACGGAGACGAGATGTTTTCATGTTTAAACGCCGTATTCCAATAGCCACTCTACTTTGCCTTCGTCGCTGCAATAACTAAATACTCTCTCTgtttagtcggcagctcatgtctgagcgtcgtggtcagcaacgaagcatctagcgcggactatctgcttccaccggttaatataatagtaataactaaatacatagcataataaaatatggttaaAAAGTTGGATCCTTGTTAAAGTGTACCTTAAATATTGCAGCATTTACTCGCTGTCAGGTAAAATACATGTTGTAAATATGATGttgtaatcaaatatttatcgtaTATTGCCTTTAATAGGTCATGGTAAACCtcttacaatacaaatattcgTAGACATACATAACAAAACTTGAAGCAAAACGTTTTCTCTCGTGTACAGATATTCTCAAACACTGCGGACTTTGAAGAGCCCAGGgcttatttcaaacattttccGATGTATTTACGTTATGTTAGATAATtaagctatatatatagtgcgtagattttaattgtgtatataGAGTAAAGTATTATTAGTTGATTTTTCTTGTAcatcaaaatgtattataatgcTTCTTTACCTAGTTAATTTACTGGATACCAGACGGGCCTTACAGTTGGTCAACTATATACTAAAAGTCTACTAACCAAATGTCTCCAAGAACCTGGTACCTTTGTACCAATGGGATATTGCGACGGCCGCGGCCGAGGTTGAACCCCGTGATACCCGTGAACCAAAACGTTGCACtactattgatatattttatattcgcAACGTGAATTAATAGTAGCgacattgtttttatgtattattatattttttcaagacATTATCGTATTAGCATAGtctgtaaatatgtatttgtagtgtatttctgtaaaacaataaataaatgtatttgcaTGCTTAATGTACTATAAATTgagttgttttttatatatcaaaaatattgtcataTTGTGTAGAACCCTGGTTAAAAACATCTGAACTTGGGACTTTATCTTCTgggatatgtttttttttaactataaggTAAGGTAAATTACTTATCGACATTTGATATAAGAGCGTCCGATTAGGGGACAAGTATTTACTTCCCAGAGTAAGTTCCAAACTGTAGTGCATGTTTAGCTATATAgcttttctgtatttttattattacatttgtttattattctttacaaTGTTTGGGGAcgcaacaatttaaaaatatgtattgtattgacTCGCTCAATTACGAGACCATGATGGAGCATTCGTTTCTAGCAAAAAATTTTTATAGCACATGGGACAAACGACcaagaggctcatctgattcaagtgctgcccatggacactctcaattccAGAGGGCTAGCAAGTGCATTGCCCGCCTTCTATGAATTGGAACGCTAAGCGCATGGCTCGTTTTAGATTTATTGAACTGAGTAGGATTGCCTTAAAAATTGCGATAAACATTTGTGACAtactattatacaatttttttcactCAGCTGCGATAacttgatacaaaaaatataggtaGCTTTCTGCCAAAAGCTAAAAAGTATAGGTAAAGATTGGAATGACTATAGGATGAAAAAAcagtatatgaaaattattgcaagagagaaattttattaaaacagcataaaaacatatttttcaacaattttaattgaCTACAAGTTACAATTTACAGCCTCTATGTATCAAACCTTGGATCTATTTTGGGTACTTCATCATTATCGTGAGCTAGTGGATTATTGAAGACCTCGTCAAGCACATCCTGTGGAATTATAAAGCCTGTGGGTGGAGTGGTCATACTTGGAAAAGGCACGTCGATCGTTGTGGTATGTGGTGTTGGTGATGTATTTAGGAGGAAACACGATGTATGGCTCTTTACTGTTACATCTGGAAAAAATGCAGctctatacaaaatatacatagaaatataatggaattaatttt contains the following coding sequences:
- the LOC123689452 gene encoding LOW QUALITY PROTEIN: uncharacterized protein LOC123689452 (The sequence of the model RefSeq protein was modified relative to this genomic sequence to represent the inferred CDS: deleted 1 base in 1 codon; substituted 2 bases at 2 genomic stop codons) translates to MVELIQTPYYVFKGVKLQFLSALPYIFVTGXFITSLIVPFLFSKQNIIFIKTLLGITEDFYSKCKRKTIINICIIVISVVLSNTSYEFYVNXGLTVALLCMAVIALAQKVQLVFFSTYINMIRERLNVLNNHLRNVTLKENSIVSKKTSKLYYTGCKVENMSIKSLSIAYSLMGIMLETTNKIFEINIFLTLISTFFYIVIDIWAFINYYRMLKDSTFLVSKVFWCIGELCFLALICHVCEKVLNKRNETKILVNEIVMNYNFSTETRGQAKTLLVVVNAWKFNIIANGMFEINITLLLKLVSVATTYIIFLLQVSQFV
- the LOC123689470 gene encoding uncharacterized protein LOC123689470, with protein sequence MSLIAFGLKLEQFIFTVYINMVTERMTLVNDALNTWNEDGNLKQKNIYYIGRTSFSIKFVSISFNLIEELMLNLIETMLTITVFQTLISNFCYIVFAIWTYIYYYRILKDSQFLFRMIVWSANEFVSVILICYVCDNLLTKRNETKILANKIVMNYDLPKEARVQAKTLIEVVNACPLKIDIYGMFDVNITLILKFISVVTTCLIFLVQMSHFV